The sequence GTGAATATCAAGTGCCTGACCGATAATATCCAGTACTTTGAAGCGTGGGTTCAAGGATGAATAGGGATCTTGAAAAATCATTTGCATATGGCGCCGCATTGTTTTCATTTCATTTTTCGATAATCGATTCACAGCCATTCCTTGATAAAGGACGTCACCATCGGTTGGTTCATGAAGGCGTAAAATGGCACGACCTGTTGTCGATTTTCCAGAACCAGATTCGCCAACTAGTCCAAGTGTTTCACCAGGATGAATATGGAAACTGATGCTATCAACAGCCTTCGTCAAGTTTCCTTTTCCAGCATCAAAATACTGCTTCAAGGACTTTACCTCAAGTAAAGGGCTAGCAGAATCTAAGCCGTCTTTAATACGTGGAGGTTTTTTGGTCTTTTTCTTTTCATCTAATCTTGGCAATGCGTTCAATAGTTTCTTCGTATAAGCGTGCTGTGGATTTTCAAAAATCTCATTTGTTGTACCCGTTTCTACAATTTCTCCATCTTTCATAACAGCAACACGGTCGCACATCCCAGCAACGACACCAAGATCATGCGTGATGAGGATGATGGAAGTACCGAAACGCTCTTGCATATTTTTCATTAAATTTAATATTTGGGCTTGAATTGTCACGTCAAGTGCGGTCGTCGGTTCATCTGCAATCAGAAGCGAAGGGCGGCAAGCAAGGGCGATGGCAATCATCACACGTTGGCGCATTCCACCTGAAAATTCATGCGGGTATTGATTGAATCGTGCTTCACCGTTGTGAATCCCTACTAGTTTCAGTAGATCAAGTGCTTCCTTTCTGGCTTCTCGCTTCGAAAAATTTTGGTGCTTCATCAAGCTTTCAGCAATTTGTTTACCAATTTTGATAGTCGGGTTAAGAGAAGTCATAGGATCCTGAAAAATCATACTAATATCTCGTCCGCGAATGCTTTCCATCTCTTTTTCCGTTTTTTGTGTCAGGTTCTGACCTTGAAATTCGATTATGCCTTCTTTCATATAGGAAGGGGGAGAAGGAAGGAGACGCATAATCGAACGAGCTGTTACACTTTTTCCGCTGCCCGACTCACCTACGATTCCTAGCGTTTCACCCTTTTTAACTTCGAAGCTAATACCGCGTACTGCATTGAAATCTTCCTCTTGTGTTATAAAAGAGACATGCAAATCGGTAACTTTTAAAATAGTATCCAATATAGACACCTTCCTGTTGACATATTTAGTAAGAAAAAATAATAGAATTGACAATATTGAGCTCTTTACATATAGTATAGTTTACAGATAGGAATAATGCAATTTAAGGAGGAGGTTTTAGTTAATGGGGCAGGTGGTATCGGATATCCTTCAGCAATCCCATAGGAAGATGCAAGGGAGATGGGTGTATAAGTACTTGCTTTTACTAGCCGGGATTCCAATTCACTTGATCACTTATCTTTTCTACTTATTTAAAAGAAAGGATCATACCTATTTTTCTACCTTGGATGAAGTGAAGCGTGAAATGATTGCGGCTGGTGACAAGGAAGAATTACTAGGTTTGTATAAAGAGCAATTGCATAGGAAACAGGCTTTCTTCAAGGAGGAGGTAAATAAAGAGAAAACAAACGAGCAAGCTTTTCAATTGGCTGAACAGCAATTTGAAAAGAAAGCAATAGACAGGACGGATGAAATCATTGGGCAAAAAGGGATAGGAAAGCCTAGCTATTCCAGCTATTTTGAGTCATTATTTGCTCGACCTTCCTTTTTACTTATTTCTTTTGTTCCCGGTATTTTCATGTATGTTCTACTTTTTTTGCTCAGTAATCCGTTTGTTAAATATATAGTAGAGCGACTTGTACAAAGCATCTTTGTTATTGCAGGCGTTGCTGTTCTTGTATTTACAATTCTCTACATATCACCATTCGACCCCGCTTCCAATATTATTGGGGTCTCTGCAACAAAAGAACAAATAGCTTCATTCAATCACTTATATGGATTGGATTTACCTTACTTTCAGCAATTGTGGAATGCTGTCAAGGGGATTGCGACATTCGATTTGGGTGCGTCTTTTGCTGGGAATGAGGATGTGGCAGTAAGTATTGCAAATAAATTTCCGGTCACTTTTACAATTGCCATGTATTCTGTCCTGATGGCAATTATAATCGCCATTCCAGTTGGAATCATTTCTGCGACAAAGCCTAACTCTTTTCTGGATTATACGTTTATGTTCATTGCACTGATAGGTCTGTCTATCCCAAATTTTTGGCAAGGTCTCATCTTCATCTTGAATTTTTCTATAAAACATCAATGGTTACCTGCTACCTACAGCCCGCAGAATAGCTTGTCAATGATTATGCCGATTGTTGTACTGGGGACGGGGCTGACGGCATCTGTGGCTAGGATGATGCGTTCTTCTTTATTAGAGATTATTCATGAAGATTATATTATTACTGCAAAAGCAAAAGGGCTAAACAAACACCAAGTGCTATGGAGGCATGCGGTGGGAAATGCAATGATTCCAGTTGTTACGGTCATTGGTCTGTTATTTGGAGGCATGTTGGGTGGAGCAGCTGTGACGGAAAAAGTTTTTAATATTAAAGGAATTGGTAGTTATATCGTTGATAAGCAGTTCATTCCGGATATTCCAGCCATTATGGGTGGGGTCGTTTATATTGCTATTACCATTTCGCTGGTCAATTTGCTGATTGATATTTTGTATGCTTTCCTTGATCCACGTATTCGTTCCAAAATGAAACAATCGTAAAGCAGGTGTGAAAATGAAAGCAACATCGATGAAAAGACATGCTCTAAAGTTGTCCGGGGAATATTCACAGTCCATTTTTACATGGGTTATTACCTTGGCCTTGACGGTGATTTTTCTTTCGAACAGTTTCGATTTTAAATCTGGTGACATCAATAGGAATATGCTTGTCCTCTCCAGTGCATATGCTTTGTTCACGCTTATTCAAGTGTTTATTACTTGGAGGGTGAAAAGAGATTTAATAAGGTACGGTGAAATTCAACATGTGACAAGACGTTTAGGTTTTAGTCAATTACTTAGCTTGTGCACAGGGAATATTTTTACTGTGGCATTTGCATTTAGTTTGATAAACAAGAAAAAAACGCCGGAGTATACATTTGCAGTTTATATGTTGCTTACGCAGATTTTTGCGATTGCGATATCTGCACTTAATTTGTTTAAGCCGTATGTTTCTGATACCTTTTTACCGGCGATGAGTATATTAATAGGAATTGCGATTTTTTATCTTGTGGCGTTAATTCTCGTGATCAAATTTGTCGATGATTCAACGGCGTCACCAGTGATGTCTATTATTGCTATCATAGCGATCATTACCGCATTATCGGGAAATATTTTTGCGCTGATTCTAGGATATAGTTTGTTATTGAAATCAAGAAGCCGTGATCAATCACGAATCATAAAATGGAATACGATGTGGGGGAAAATTACGCGCAACTCTACAGCAGTCATGGGTTTGTTTTTCATTATCTTACTGTTGACAATCTCAGTCATTAGTAAATTTACTTTTGATTATGAACTTGCTGTTGATAATGATTATGCAAATCTGTTGCAGAGCCCAAGTCTTGCTTATCCATTAGGCACAGATAATTTCGGTCGAGATTTGTTTTCAAGAATTATATTCGGTGCGAGGATATCATTGCTTGTTGGGTTTGCTTCCACTGCGATTCCAGCGATTGTCGGAGGATTTTTAGGGGCAATTGCAGGCTATTATAGTAATCGGACAGATAATATCATCATGCGGCTGTTGGATATTTTATATGCCATCCCGGGAATCCTACTGGCAATAGCTATTATTGCGGCTTTTGGTGCCAATACAACAAACCTTATTATCGCGCTTAGCGTTGGGTCCATCCCGACATATGCTAGAACGATGCGGGCAAATGTTTTGATGGTATCGAACTATGATTTTGTCGATTCAGCGCGTGCACTTGGTGCGTCGGATTACTCAATTATCTTTAAGCAAATTGTGCCGAATTCACTTGCGCCGATGATTGTGAAGTCGACATTGACAATAGGGAGCGCAGTCATTGCGACAAGTAGTTTAAGTTATTTAGGACTTGGCGTAGAGCCACATATTCCAGAATGGGGGAATATACTGAAGATTGGTAGTACCTATCTTGAATCCCATTCTTATCTGGCTATTTTTCCAGGGCTCGCGATTATTGCCCTCGTGCTGTCTTTTAACTTTTTGGGGGACGGTTTGCGAGATGCATTAGATCCAAAGTTAGATTGAACACATTATGAAGGAGGAAAAGTAGATGAAGAAAATTTTATTTCCAGTCTTACTGGTATTGGTATTGGTTTTGACAGGCTGTGTGCAAACAAAATCGGATGTTAGTGAACTAGATGATGCGGTTAAAGGTGGCGTTAAGGACGATACGAAGGTTGTAATTGAAGTGCTTGGTTCGAGTTCGAGTGAAGAGGATATGAATATCGTACGAGATCAATTGACTAAAAATGGTTTTGATGTGAAATTGAATATCCAGCCTGACTATGGTAGCTTCAAAGCACAACAAGATGCAGGGAATTATGATGTTGCTGTCTCTAGTTGGACAACAGTTACAGGAAATCCGGATTATGCAGTCCGTTCTTTATTCAAAACGGGCGGCGATTATAGTATTCTTGCCGATGACAAGGTGGATGAACTGGTCGATAAGGCCAGTACAGAAACACCGGCTGAATTTGTAGAGACATATAAGCAGCTGGAACAGCAGCTTGTTGCAGAGAAAGCTTATATTGCTCCACTTTATAATTCTTTCAAAGCGCAAGGGGTTAATAAAGAAGTACTGAATGTCGACACAGTTAGACTTGCAAAATCACGTGCGGTTGCGTGGGAAACAATTGACTTTAATGATGCAGCTAAGAGGGAGACAGAACCTTTAATTACACAGCAAGCATTGGGTTCATTGACGTCACTTGACCCAGTGAAGGGAAATGACGGATCCATTAATACGTTAAACACGAATTTATATGTTCGACTGGTCAATTTAACGGATGATGATGTTGTCGTTTCAGATGGTTCTCTATCTTATAATCACAGTATCGCTGAAGGAAATTCTGAGTACTACTTCATTCTTCGGGATGATATCAACTTTGCAGCAGTTGCAGATGGGAAAGCTGTGGATACAGGAGAACGTGTAGGGGCAGATGATGTAATTTTCTCATTGAACCGTGCGAAAGATAAAGACTCTGTTCCTGATCACCGGACATATAGTTTGCATGAGCATATTAAAGATGCGGAAGTTGTAACCGATCTTGCTTCTCTAGACAAAATCCAACAGTCAGATGGCAGTGGAACAGTCAAAGAAGCGCTTGAAGAAGGTCTAGACGTAAAAATTTCAGAACTTGTTGGAGATAAAACAGAGGCAAATAGTGAAGAAGGAAAATACCAAGTTATCAAAATGACAACAACGGAACCTTTCCCACAAGTATTGAATTATTTGGCGCATCAATCTGCGGGAATTGTTTCGAAAAAACAAGTTGAGAGTATTAATACGTATGATGTTGCAGCATTTGACGTGAACAAGGATATCCCATACGGTGATCAAAATACCGTTACGGAAGGTGCTAGCTATAACAATACATTGTATGCAAGCGGACCTTATATTTTGGTGAAAAAGAATGACTACGAAGCTGATTTCGTGAAAAATCCAGCGTACCGACCTGGAACTGATTTTGAACCACTCATTTCAAATGTCGTTGTGCGCTTCATCGCAGATGCAGATAGTTCATTATCTTCATTACGAAATGGTGAAATTCACTTATTCAATGGTGTACCGGAAACAAAATATGAACTTGTTGAGAATGATGAAAAACTTTTCTTGCAAAAAAATGAAAGCAATGCTGTTTCGTACTTGCTATTCAACACAGCCAATCGTGAAGTTGCAACAAGTGACGATTTAAGAAAAGCAGTGCTCTATTCAATTAATCAAGATGAATTCTTAAGCTACTACCAAGGAAATAAGAAAAAAGCATTTTCCACAGTAAGCCCACTTGTGAATACTGGTAATGAGCTTATCGCGGACTCTGCAAAAGCAAAAGAGTTTTTAGAAAAATATAAAGCAAGTAAATAAAAGTGAAAGAGCATCCCGTTTATGAGGATGCTCTTTCCTTGTAATGGTGGCATGCTTGAATGAGTGCTGTACTAGATGCGACCTACTCTTAATTTTTATCTCGTTTGCTATTAACCATTTATTCGCAATTAAAACTAGGAAGCAAGAATTAGAAAACTTTCTGTCTGCTGGGCATTACCGGTCTACTTTCGGCAATAGATAGACGACAGGATGGAGATAGCCTCTGCCGCCAAAATTGAATCTTTGGCGGCCCTCTCTAGTTAAGAAGCCCTCTATTCCCTCGTCCGAAAAAGTATTAGTACTTCGTGTATCTAGGTTTTTGGAGAGCGACGGATGAACGACCATCATACGATTACCGAAAATAATGTACAGGGATGCGGCGAAGTCGCATCCCTGTACATGAAAATAGCACGGTTATTATATAGAAGTTGTTCCATCCAAAGCGAACCAAAAGCGATTGGACTTAGATTGCACATTATTTGATTAAGTTTGACTAACCAACAGTCGTTAATTTTTATATTCCATTTGCAATTTTTTTGGTGAAAGATTATATTCTTTTTTGAAGAGCCTATAGAAACTTGAATAATCTAGAAAACCGCATTTCAAGGCTACTTCCTCAATGGGAAGCTGATTTTGTTTAATCATTGTAACAGCAAAGGATAGACGCTTCAGTGATACATAACGGTAAAAGGGGAGGTTCATGTTCTTTTTAAAGTAATGGGAGAAATAGTATTTATTCAAATGGAAATGAGTAGATACTTTGTCTAAGCTTAAATCCGGTTCGGTCAAATGTAATTCAATATATTCTAGTATAGATACGAATCGTTGGTCTAGTTTATTGTTGTTGCTAAGGTTGGGCATACTACTTTCGGGATCAAAGAGTATTTGAAGAGCTTGAAACAACTGATAATTTATGGTGAAAGGAAAGTTTTCTTCTTCATTTTTAATTTTATGATTTATTTCATTGAGTAAAAAATGTACGTCTTGGAGTTTTTTTTCATGCAAATGCAATACGTGCGAGCTTTGTGTTTTTTGATTAATAATATTCTCTTTCATAGATGGTGAGCTGGATAGAAAGTCGGCCATTAAATGCTCGCTGACGCTAACAATTATACGTTCATAGCTATCCATCTGCTTAACAGTAGCTTTATGCACGGCATAGGGGGGGATGACCACAACATCTCCTCTCTGTAAGGAATACGTTTTCCCTTCACAAAAAAATTCACACTCGCCATTTAAAAATACAAGAACCTCCAAAACATCATGTCTGTGTAATTGGAATAAAGACTCCCATTGGGAAAAGTCTTCGGATGATTCGTTAAATTTTTTGAACCAACCTTGGGAATGATTTTTTTTACCAAAGTAATTTATTTCAAACCCTTTATCGACGACTGGAATTAAATCAGATGGCTTCATTTGATGTGCCCCCTCTATATAGCAATATTTACAATGTTCTAAGCAAGAAACGCTATATATTTTTAACTTTTTGCTGTTATTCTTATAGTATAAAAGAAAGCGTTACCAAACTCAATATCCATGGTGAGGGAATAACTAGGGCAAGACTAAACTCAGGAGGCGTTAAAATGGAACGTAACCACAAACAACCCAATCTAGAAGTCAGAGTCAAAAGTATTATTGAAGTGGATGGATTAAAATTTAAAGACTTGAATAATAGCGGGAAGCTGGAACCGTATAAGGATTGGCGTTTGAGTCCTAAAGAGCGTGCAGAAAACTTAGTGTCATTGATGAATATCGATGAGAAGGTTGGTATGATGCTCATTAATTCACGTAAGATGGGACTTGCTCAGGAAGATAAGGAAAAAACTAGTCATGATGGTGTGTTGGATGAGGCGGTTGTAGAAAAAGGGGAAAATATATTTGCTGCATCCAAAATATATGGCTCAACACATACGATTGCAAAAAGGAATTTAAGGCACTTCATTTTAAGAGATAACTTTAGTCCAGCTGAAATGGCGGAGTGGGTTAATAAAATGAATGAGGTTGCTGAGGGAACGCGTTTAGGTATCCCAGTTATCGTAGCGTCTAATTCAAGGAATGAAAATGCTGAACCTATTTTTGGAATGAATGATGCGGGTGGTATTTTTTCTACATGGCCTGGAACTTTAGGACTTGCAGCGGCAGCACAAGGCGATATTAAAAATGGTGGAGATGCATCACTAATTAGTGAATTTGCTAAAATTGCCCACTCGGAGTGGAATGCTACGGGCATAAGAAAAGGATATATGTACATGGCAGATACCGTTACAGATCCAAGATGGCAACGGACATACGGTACGTTTGGAGAAAATCCAGAATTTATTTCTGACGCGATTGGTCGCCTTGTTGTAGGATTCCAAGGTGAAGAGCTAGGAAAAGATAGTATTGCGATGACAACGAAGCATTTCCCAGGTGGTGGAGCTAGGGAAAATGGATTTGATCCCCATTACGTAGAAGGAAAGTGGAACCTATACCCAACTCCAGGAAGCTTAGAAAAGTATCATTTGCCGCCATTTAGAGCAGCGATAAAATATGGTACATCGTCAATCATGCCGTATTATTCGATCCCAAGTATTAAGAAAAGTGTCGTCCAAGAGTTCGAAGGTGAAGACATTCCGTTCGAAGAGGTAGGCTTCACATTTAATCATTATTTCATTAACCATATTCTAAGAGAAAAACTTGGATTTAAAGGTTATGTAAATAGTGATAGCGGTATCGTCAATAAGATGAGCTGGGGTGTCGAAGAGTTAAGTGAGGCTGAACGCTTTGCTAAGGCTGTCAATGCCGGGACAGATATTGTTGCGGATACAGGAGATATTGAAAATCTTAAATTGGCCGTTAGCAAAGGCTGGATTAGTGAAAAACGGATTAATGAAGCGAATGTCCGACTCCTAACAGAAATGTTCACGCTAGGTCTTTTCGATGATCGTACGTATAATTCGCCAGAAGCGGCGACAGCTGTCGTTAGTAACAAAGCGAATTGGGATGCAGCTTATGAGGGCCATAAAAAATCTGTAACCGTGCTGAAAAATCAACAGCAGACATTGCCATTAACAGCTGAAAAGCTGACGAATAAAAAGGTTTATGTGGAAGTATTGCATAAGGACACGACACGGGCAACTGCTTACACTGAAAAGGCAAGAAAAGAATGTTTAGAGCTTGGGCAATTTACGTTGACGGATAACTATGAAGAAGCTGACGTCGCGATCATGTTCTTACATCCAAAGTCCGGGTCCTATTTTGATGCAACACTAGGATTATTAGAACTTGATATTTGTGAGGGTAAAGTAGTATCAGGTTTGGATGGCTCATTGTATCAAGAAACGACTTTAACGGGCATGAATCATCTCAAAGAAGTGGCAGACAACATTCATAACCGTGGTGGGAAAGTAGTCATTAGTGTGAATGTGACGTTGCCATGGTTACTTGGAAATGTTGAACCATTGGCGGACGCATTAATCGTTGGATATGATACTTTCTATAATGCACAGTTTGAAGTGCTTGCAGGAAATAGTAATCCTGTAGGCGTTCTACCATTGACATTGCCAGCAAGTGATCAAGTCATTGCGGTTTACCAGAATGGTGAGTGTGTATCGAGAAATGATGTACCGGGCTATGACAAGGACAAGTACATGCCTGAGGGATTGAGTTATGCCTATAAGGATAGCGATGGTAATGTCTATAAACTGGGTCATGGATTGAGGTATTGAAACAATTAAATTGGATTGATATTGTGAATTGAAACGCACATAAAATAACTGAGGCTACCTGACACCATAGTTTATTGGTGTCAGGTAGCCTCGGTTTGTTGTTCGTTATAATGATTCAAAAAGGTAATACTGAATTCCTAATCTAACACTTGTTAAGTTACATGAAAATATTAATATCGTGCTCTTCATATTTTCTTAGCATTGGTTGGCTAATGTTTGGGTCTGTAATAATACCATCCACACTTTTTAAATTCCCGATTTTCAGCATAGCTATGGAGTCAAATTTCGTATGATCCGCTACAACAAATACTTTATTGGCATTGCGAAACATAGCCATTTTCACTTCATATTCGCCATCACCGTAATCTGTTAATCCTCTTTCTAAAGAGATTCCACTGACGCTCATAAAAAAAGTATCAATATTAAACTTTTCAATATAGGAAACACAGGAATCGCCTACTATACATAGCTCTGAATTTCTAATTTTCCCGCTCGGTAAATAAAGATTAAAGTTAGGATTTGCACTTAGAATGGTTGCAATAATAATGGAGTTTGTAATGACCGATAATGAATTAAAATTTTTCGCGAGTTCTTTGGCGATTTCTGTATTTGTGGTACTTACATCTAGTGATACAAAACTCCCTTCCTTGACGAATTGGATAGCATGCTTCGCAATCATTTTTTTCTCGCTAATGTTAACGGATTCCCGCACGGTAAAATTTGTTTCTTTTATATTATTATGCTTTAAAACTGCTCCACCATGAACACGTTCAATTTCTCCTAGCTGTTCTAGATATTCTAAATCCCTTCTAATTGTCTCCTGTGTCACGTTTAATAAACTACTTAAGAACACAACTTTCACAGATTTCTTCTCGGTTAAATAATCCATTATAGACTTATAGCGATCACTTTTTAACATATCCGCCCTCAATTCTTATGAAGTAGACCTAATGATAGAAAACTTAAATAGTAGGATGTGGTTACCTATAACTATAAACAACTATCAAAAAAAAGACAGCTTCAGAGTCAAATTGTCATCTTCCTTACAAAACATCATAAAAACCTCTTGAACGGTTAGTCAGAGGGGGTTCATGAAATATTTAGTATCAAACTAGCACTGTGTTTTTACATAAGCTTTACACTATTCTTTATTTATATTTACAATTGTTGTGTATTGTTTGATTTGAAAGGTTATCAAAGAAAAACAAATTAATTCAAAAGAAGGTGCAGGATAATAGTGCAGAAAATTTCAATGAAAAATATCAGTAAGCAATATGATAACAGCCAGGAAATGATTCTTGAAAACTTCAACCTGGATATCTTTGATAAGGAATTCATTGTTTTAGTCGGTCCGTCAGGGTGTGGAAAATCAACAACATTACGCATGATTGCTGGATTAGAAAGCATCACTGCTGGAGAGCTTTCGATAAATGGACAAGTTATGAATGATGTCTCTGCAAAAAATCGGGGCATTGCAATGGTATTTCAAAACTATGCACTTTTTCCGCACTTAAATGTATTTGATAATATTGCATTCGGTTTGAAAATTAGAAAAGAAAATAAAAAAGTAATAAAAGAACGTGTAGAGGAAACTGCACAGAAGTTAGGGCTCACCGCCTATTTAAAGCGTAAACCGAAAGATTTATCCGGAGGACAACGGCAGCGTGTTGCATTAGGTAGAGCTATCGTGCGCAATACTAATATTTTCTTAATGGATGAGCCATTATCGAATTTAGACGCCAAGCTTCGT comes from Sporosarcina sp. FSL K6-3457 and encodes:
- a CDS encoding ABC transporter ATP-binding protein, with translation MDTILKVTDLHVSFITQEEDFNAVRGISFEVKKGETLGIVGESGSGKSVTARSIMRLLPSPPSYMKEGIIEFQGQNLTQKTEKEMESIRGRDISMIFQDPMTSLNPTIKIGKQIAESLMKHQNFSKREARKEALDLLKLVGIHNGEARFNQYPHEFSGGMRQRVMIAIALACRPSLLIADEPTTALDVTIQAQILNLMKNMQERFGTSIILITHDLGVVAGMCDRVAVMKDGEIVETGTTNEIFENPQHAYTKKLLNALPRLDEKKKTKKPPRIKDGLDSASPLLEVKSLKQYFDAGKGNLTKAVDSISFHIHPGETLGLVGESGSGKSTTGRAILRLHEPTDGDVLYQGMAVNRLSKNEMKTMRRHMQMIFQDPYSSLNPRFKVLDIIGQALDIHRLSKNNEERKKRVEELLVMVGLEPSHAMRYPHEFSGGQRQRIGIARALAVEPDFIVCDEPLSALDVSIQSQIVELLEDLQHRFGLTYLFIAHDLSMVKHISDRVAVMYAGKIVELAESEELYNNPQHPYTKSLLAAIPIPNPRIESQKKRVLMEEQTIEDRYQLDNSEFVEVFEGHWVAVPIK
- a CDS encoding ABC transporter permease — its product is MGQVVSDILQQSHRKMQGRWVYKYLLLLAGIPIHLITYLFYLFKRKDHTYFSTLDEVKREMIAAGDKEELLGLYKEQLHRKQAFFKEEVNKEKTNEQAFQLAEQQFEKKAIDRTDEIIGQKGIGKPSYSSYFESLFARPSFLLISFVPGIFMYVLLFLLSNPFVKYIVERLVQSIFVIAGVAVLVFTILYISPFDPASNIIGVSATKEQIASFNHLYGLDLPYFQQLWNAVKGIATFDLGASFAGNEDVAVSIANKFPVTFTIAMYSVLMAIIIAIPVGIISATKPNSFLDYTFMFIALIGLSIPNFWQGLIFILNFSIKHQWLPATYSPQNSLSMIMPIVVLGTGLTASVARMMRSSLLEIIHEDYIITAKAKGLNKHQVLWRHAVGNAMIPVVTVIGLLFGGMLGGAAVTEKVFNIKGIGSYIVDKQFIPDIPAIMGGVVYIAITISLVNLLIDILYAFLDPRIRSKMKQS
- a CDS encoding ABC transporter permease, translating into MKATSMKRHALKLSGEYSQSIFTWVITLALTVIFLSNSFDFKSGDINRNMLVLSSAYALFTLIQVFITWRVKRDLIRYGEIQHVTRRLGFSQLLSLCTGNIFTVAFAFSLINKKKTPEYTFAVYMLLTQIFAIAISALNLFKPYVSDTFLPAMSILIGIAIFYLVALILVIKFVDDSTASPVMSIIAIIAIITALSGNIFALILGYSLLLKSRSRDQSRIIKWNTMWGKITRNSTAVMGLFFIILLLTISVISKFTFDYELAVDNDYANLLQSPSLAYPLGTDNFGRDLFSRIIFGARISLLVGFASTAIPAIVGGFLGAIAGYYSNRTDNIIMRLLDILYAIPGILLAIAIIAAFGANTTNLIIALSVGSIPTYARTMRANVLMVSNYDFVDSARALGASDYSIIFKQIVPNSLAPMIVKSTLTIGSAVIATSSLSYLGLGVEPHIPEWGNILKIGSTYLESHSYLAIFPGLAIIALVLSFNFLGDGLRDALDPKLD
- a CDS encoding ABC transporter substrate-binding protein, with translation MKKILFPVLLVLVLVLTGCVQTKSDVSELDDAVKGGVKDDTKVVIEVLGSSSSEEDMNIVRDQLTKNGFDVKLNIQPDYGSFKAQQDAGNYDVAVSSWTTVTGNPDYAVRSLFKTGGDYSILADDKVDELVDKASTETPAEFVETYKQLEQQLVAEKAYIAPLYNSFKAQGVNKEVLNVDTVRLAKSRAVAWETIDFNDAAKRETEPLITQQALGSLTSLDPVKGNDGSINTLNTNLYVRLVNLTDDDVVVSDGSLSYNHSIAEGNSEYYFILRDDINFAAVADGKAVDTGERVGADDVIFSLNRAKDKDSVPDHRTYSLHEHIKDAEVVTDLASLDKIQQSDGSGTVKEALEEGLDVKISELVGDKTEANSEEGKYQVIKMTTTEPFPQVLNYLAHQSAGIVSKKQVESINTYDVAAFDVNKDIPYGDQNTVTEGASYNNTLYASGPYILVKKNDYEADFVKNPAYRPGTDFEPLISNVVVRFIADADSSLSSLRNGEIHLFNGVPETKYELVENDEKLFLQKNESNAVSYLLFNTANREVATSDDLRKAVLYSINQDEFLSYYQGNKKKAFSTVSPLVNTGNELIADSAKAKEFLEKYKASK
- a CDS encoding AraC family transcriptional regulator, encoding MKPSDLIPVVDKGFEINYFGKKNHSQGWFKKFNESSEDFSQWESLFQLHRHDVLEVLVFLNGECEFFCEGKTYSLQRGDVVVIPPYAVHKATVKQMDSYERIIVSVSEHLMADFLSSSPSMKENIINQKTQSSHVLHLHEKKLQDVHFLLNEINHKIKNEEENFPFTINYQLFQALQILFDPESSMPNLSNNNKLDQRFVSILEYIELHLTEPDLSLDKVSTHFHLNKYYFSHYFKKNMNLPFYRYVSLKRLSFAVTMIKQNQLPIEEVALKCGFLDYSSFYRLFKKEYNLSPKKLQMEYKN
- a CDS encoding glycoside hydrolase family 3 protein, translated to MERNHKQPNLEVRVKSIIEVDGLKFKDLNNSGKLEPYKDWRLSPKERAENLVSLMNIDEKVGMMLINSRKMGLAQEDKEKTSHDGVLDEAVVEKGENIFAASKIYGSTHTIAKRNLRHFILRDNFSPAEMAEWVNKMNEVAEGTRLGIPVIVASNSRNENAEPIFGMNDAGGIFSTWPGTLGLAAAAQGDIKNGGDASLISEFAKIAHSEWNATGIRKGYMYMADTVTDPRWQRTYGTFGENPEFISDAIGRLVVGFQGEELGKDSIAMTTKHFPGGGARENGFDPHYVEGKWNLYPTPGSLEKYHLPPFRAAIKYGTSSIMPYYSIPSIKKSVVQEFEGEDIPFEEVGFTFNHYFINHILREKLGFKGYVNSDSGIVNKMSWGVEELSEAERFAKAVNAGTDIVADTGDIENLKLAVSKGWISEKRINEANVRLLTEMFTLGLFDDRTYNSPEAATAVVSNKANWDAAYEGHKKSVTVLKNQQQTLPLTAEKLTNKKVYVEVLHKDTTRATAYTEKARKECLELGQFTLTDNYEEADVAIMFLHPKSGSYFDATLGLLELDICEGKVVSGLDGSLYQETTLTGMNHLKEVADNIHNRGGKVVISVNVTLPWLLGNVEPLADALIVGYDTFYNAQFEVLAGNSNPVGVLPLTLPASDQVIAVYQNGECVSRNDVPGYDKDKYMPEGLSYAYKDSDGNVYKLGHGLRY
- a CDS encoding DeoR/GlpR family DNA-binding transcription regulator, coding for MLKSDRYKSIMDYLTEKKSVKVVFLSSLLNVTQETIRRDLEYLEQLGEIERVHGGAVLKHNNIKETNFTVRESVNISEKKMIAKHAIQFVKEGSFVSLDVSTTNTEIAKELAKNFNSLSVITNSIIIATILSANPNFNLYLPSGKIRNSELCIVGDSCVSYIEKFNIDTFFMSVSGISLERGLTDYGDGEYEVKMAMFRNANKVFVVADHTKFDSIAMLKIGNLKSVDGIITDPNISQPMLRKYEEHDINIFM